A single region of the Halarsenatibacter silvermanii genome encodes:
- the pheS gene encoding phenylalanine--tRNA ligase subunit alpha has product MDVDETIAEIEENFENDYRSVDTLDELEDVKVKYLGKEGEVEKLFGMMGSIPDEKRPILGKAANELKEDISSRLKEKRSDLEKKLKEQKLKEERLDVTLPGAEVEKGSRHPIEIVKEELEDIFIGMGFKIAEGPEAEDEYHNFKALNIPEDHPARDLQDTLYIDDDLLLRTHTSPVQIRTMEDTEPPIRIIAPGRVYRADELDASHSPVFHQLEGLVVNENITFGDLKGTIRIMVEEIYGQKRDVRFRPSYFPFTEPSAEVDVSCGVCEGAGCKLCSRTGWLEIMGSGMVHPKVLEISGIDPHHFSGFAFGMGIDRIAMLKYGIEDIRLLFENDRRFLQQFK; this is encoded by the coding sequence TTGGACGTCGATGAAACAATAGCTGAAATAGAGGAAAATTTTGAAAATGATTATAGAAGCGTTGATACGCTCGATGAACTGGAAGATGTGAAAGTTAAATATCTGGGCAAAGAGGGAGAGGTGGAGAAACTTTTTGGAATGATGGGCTCTATTCCGGACGAGAAAAGACCGATACTGGGCAAAGCGGCCAATGAGCTGAAGGAGGATATATCCTCCAGACTGAAAGAAAAAAGATCTGATCTGGAAAAGAAGTTAAAAGAACAAAAATTAAAAGAGGAAAGGTTAGATGTAACTCTGCCGGGGGCTGAGGTTGAGAAGGGCAGCCGCCATCCTATCGAGATAGTCAAAGAAGAGCTGGAAGATATCTTCATAGGTATGGGATTCAAAATTGCCGAAGGTCCTGAGGCTGAAGACGAATATCATAATTTTAAGGCTTTGAACATCCCCGAAGATCACCCCGCGCGTGACCTTCAGGATACTCTTTATATCGATGATGATCTGCTTTTGAGAACTCATACTTCTCCAGTCCAGATAAGAACCATGGAAGATACGGAACCACCTATCAGAATAATAGCCCCCGGGCGAGTATACAGAGCTGATGAGCTGGATGCCTCTCATTCGCCGGTTTTTCATCAGCTTGAGGGGCTGGTTGTCAACGAGAACATAACATTTGGAGATCTTAAAGGCACCATAAGGATAATGGTTGAGGAGATATACGGTCAAAAAAGAGATGTGAGATTTCGACCGAGTTATTTCCCCTTCACCGAGCCGAGTGCCGAAGTCGATGTGTCCTGTGGAGTGTGTGAAGGAGCTGGATGCAAGCTCTGTTCCAGGACCGGCTGGCTGGAGATAATGGGTTCCGGTATGGTACATCCTAAAGTTTTAGAAATATCGGGTATTGATCCCCATCATTTCAGCGGTTTTGCTTTCGGAATGGGTATTGATCGAATAGCTATGCTGAAATATGGAATCGAGGATATCAGGCTGCTCTTTGAAAACGATAGAAGATTTCTGCAGCAATTCAAATGA
- the rpmI gene encoding 50S ribosomal protein L35, with the protein MPKMKTHKGIAKRIKKTGTGKLMYKKGFMNHKQVKKNSARKRRLNKEKELEKAHAKDYRKMIPYQ; encoded by the coding sequence ATGCCAAAAATGAAGACTCATAAAGGTATCGCCAAGCGAATTAAAAAAACAGGTACGGGCAAGCTTATGTATAAAAAGGGCTTTATGAACCACAAACAGGTCAAGAAAAATTCTGCCCGCAAACGAAGGCTGAACAAAGAAAAAGAGCTGGAAAAGGCTCATGCTAAAGATTATAGAAAAATGATTCCCTATCAATAA
- a CDS encoding TrmH family RNA methyltransferase — protein sequence MKEINSRQNSRVKELVKLQSKKYRRQKQQFLLEGFNLIESALKAGAKIEEVYIDKNQEIEDELDRIKELVGEGVVFINLASELMTEVSTTVTPQGIVAVARRNTSSLEKILSLEGPLLMLAKIQDPGNAGTLIRSASAAGVKGIVALKGTVELFNPKVIRSSMGGIFKPRVCPDLESEEFIKTVLDVAEERRMVITSPDAENNYFDISLGDEDIFVVGNESRGIPGKLRSINHIPVSIPLPGDLNSLNAGVAGSIVMFDWVRQNY from the coding sequence ATGAAGGAAATAAACAGCAGACAGAATTCCCGGGTTAAGGAACTGGTAAAGCTGCAGAGCAAAAAATATCGCCGTCAAAAGCAGCAGTTTTTGCTGGAAGGCTTTAATTTGATCGAATCAGCTCTCAAAGCCGGGGCCAAAATAGAAGAAGTATATATAGACAAAAATCAGGAAATAGAGGATGAGCTTGATCGGATAAAGGAGCTTGTAGGGGAAGGAGTCGTATTTATAAATCTTGCCTCCGAATTGATGACCGAAGTCTCCACAACAGTAACTCCTCAGGGGATTGTAGCCGTGGCCAGAAGAAACACATCATCGCTGGAAAAGATTCTCAGCCTGGAAGGCCCTCTTTTGATGCTGGCCAAAATTCAGGATCCCGGCAATGCCGGCACTCTGATAAGAAGCGCCTCAGCTGCTGGAGTGAAAGGGATTGTAGCGTTAAAAGGTACTGTTGAGCTTTTTAATCCCAAAGTCATCAGATCCAGTATGGGAGGAATTTTTAAGCCGCGGGTCTGCCCTGATCTGGAGAGCGAAGAATTCATCAAAACTGTGCTGGATGTGGCCGAAGAGAGAAGAATGGTAATAACTTCACCTGATGCTGAAAATAATTACTTTGATATATCCCTGGGCGATGAGGATATTTTCGTGGTCGGCAATGAAAGCCGGGGTATTCCCGGTAAATTGAGGAGCATCAATCACATACCTGTAAGCATTCCTCTGCCGGGAGATTTGAATTCTCTAAATGCCGGGGTGGCTGGTTCGATTGTTATGTTTGATTGGGTGAGACAGAATTATTAA
- the rplT gene encoding 50S ribosomal protein L20, with protein sequence MTRVKRGSKARKRRKKVLKNAKGYFGSKSKLFKPAKQQVMKSLEYAYRDRKNKKREFRRLWITRINAAARNNGLSYSRLINGLKQANVELDRKIMADLAVNDKEAFARLVELAKEELEN encoded by the coding sequence ATGACCAGAGTAAAAAGGGGAAGCAAGGCCAGAAAGAGAAGAAAAAAAGTACTAAAAAATGCGAAAGGTTATTTCGGTTCAAAAAGCAAACTGTTCAAACCTGCCAAACAGCAGGTTATGAAGTCGCTCGAATATGCTTACAGGGATAGAAAAAATAAAAAGCGGGAATTTCGACGGCTGTGGATCACCAGGATAAATGCCGCTGCCCGCAATAACGGCCTTTCTTACAGCAGATTAATAAATGGCCTCAAGCAGGCCAATGTAGAACTCGACCGCAAAATAATGGCAGACTTAGCCGTCAACGATAAAGAGGCTTTTGCCAGACTTGTAGAACTGGCCAAAGAAGAGCTTGAAAACTGA
- the infC gene encoding translation initiation factor IF-3, with protein sequence MAVDGLWKRAFYGLLFNFYQEVYKIVEDLRVNDEIRANKIRLVDSEGEQIGITNIENAREKAEEKGLDLVEVAPQADPPVCKLMDYGKYKYEQAKKEKEAKKNQNVMNVKEVQMGVKIDDHDFNVKLKQARRFLNDKDKVKVRVKFRGRELVHKELGYDLMDRIKEGTEDLGSVESGPTMEGRDMFMHITPDSDK encoded by the coding sequence ATGGCAGTGGATGGATTATGGAAGCGGGCCTTCTATGGCCTGCTTTTTAATTTTTATCAGGAGGTGTATAAAATCGTAGAAGACCTGCGGGTCAATGACGAGATTCGCGCGAACAAAATTAGACTTGTGGATTCAGAAGGAGAGCAGATTGGCATAACAAACATCGAGAATGCTAGAGAAAAAGCTGAAGAAAAAGGTCTTGATCTGGTTGAGGTAGCTCCTCAAGCAGACCCACCTGTTTGCAAGCTGATGGATTATGGCAAATACAAGTACGAACAGGCTAAAAAAGAGAAGGAAGCTAAAAAGAATCAGAATGTGATGAACGTCAAGGAAGTGCAGATGGGTGTTAAGATCGATGATCATGATTTTAACGTCAAGCTCAAACAGGCTCGTCGTTTTCTGAATGATAAAGATAAGGTTAAAGTTAGGGTAAAATTTAGAGGCAGAGAATTGGTCCATAAAGAGCTCGGTTATGATCTGATGGACAGAATTAAAGAGGGAACTGAAGATCTGGGCTCTGTCGAAAGCGGACCTACCATGGAGGGCCGGGATATGTTTATGCACATAACCCCGGACAGCGATAAATAA